The genomic segment CGCGCACGCGGCGGGGTGCTCCTCGTGACGGTGACGGAGCGCGCACTCGCAGCCAGGCACACATCGACCGCGAGGAGGACGACGCAGAGGCCGATCCACCCTCCGGTGACGGCCCACGCCGGAACACCCGCCGCGGCGAGAGCGACGACGGGAAGGACGCCGACTCCCACGAGCACGGCGAGGCGGGCGGAGACGAACACTTAGATCGGCACCCGGGTCTGCTGGATCACCGACGCGAGGACGGCGTCCGCCGACACACCCTCCATCTCGGCGTCCGGGCGCAGCTGCAGACGGTGGCGCCACACCGGCACGAGCATCGTCTGCACGTGATCAGGAGTGACCGCCGAGGACCCGTTCAACCATGCCCATGCCTTCGCCGCCGCGAGCAACGCCGTCGAAGCACGGGGGCTCGCCCCCAGCATCACCGACGCCGAGTCGCGGGTGGCCCTGGCGAGATCGACGACGTAGCCGAGGACCTCATCGGTGACCTCCACGCGTGCGGCGGCGTCCTGCGCGGCGCGGATCTCGTCCTCCGTGACGGCTGGTCGGACGCCGGTGAGCGCGCGGGGCGAGAAGCCGCCGGCGTGCAGTCGCAGCACCGTCACCTCGGCGTCGCGCTCCGGCATCCCCACGACGAGCTTCATGAGGAACCTGTCCAACTGCGCCTCCGGCAGCGAGTAGGTGCCCTCGTGCTCGATCGGGTTCTGCGTCGCCGCGACGAGGAAGGGATCCGGCAGGTCCCTGCTCGTGCCGTCGGCCGAGACCTGGCGCTCCTCCATGGCCTCGAGGAGCGCCGCCTGGGTCTTCGGCGGCGTCCGGTTGATCTCATCCGCGAGCAGGATGTTGGTGAACACCGGCCCCTGACGGAACTCGAACTCGCCGGTGCGCGCGTCGTAGACGAGTGATCCCGTGACGTCGCCGGGCATGAGGTCGGGGGTGAACTGGACCCGCTTGGTGTCCAGGCCCAACGCACGTGCGAAGGAGCGGACGACGAGGGTCTTCGCGACTCCCGGCACGCCTTCCAGAAGGACGTGCCCTCGCGAGAGCAGGCACACCAGGAGGCCGGTGACGATGCCGGCCTGCCCGACGACCGCCTTGTCGACCTCGGTGCGCACGCGGTGCATGGCCGCGCGCAGCTGCGCCTCGTCGTGCGCCTGTGTGTTCACGGTGGACGAAGGGGTGTCTGTCACGGTGTGTTCCTTTCCACGTGCACGGCGGTGTCGACCGCCGCCTCGAGTTCTGCGAGTCGACGCGCGGTGTCGACGAGGTCGGAGTCGTGCGGGGGCAGGGGGCCGGCGAGGAGCTCGTGCAGGGAGCCGCGGGGGATCCGAAGGCGGTCGGATGCCGCGTCGGCGATCTCTTCGGGCGTGGACCGTGCGGTCAGCCCGAGTCGGGCGGCCAGTCGCCGCAGCGCCCCATCGCGCAGCGCGGACGCCGCGTGTGCGCTGTCGCCCGCCTTGGCCGTGAGACGTGCGCGTCCGTGCATGGTCTCGGATGCTCGCACCGTGACCGGCAGGGTCTCCGTCACCAACGGGCCGAACCGCTGCCCGCGGGAGATTCCCGCGACGACGCCCGCCAGCAGGAGCAGCACGATCGCGGGCGTCACCCATGGCGGTGTCATCGCCGCGAGGGTGTCCGGCGTCTGGGCCTCGATGTCGGAGTCCGCGAACGACGGCACGTACCAGACGATGCGATCGCTCTGCCCGAGGAGCGCGAGGCCGAGGGCGGCGTTGCCGTCCTCCGCCAGGTGCTCGTTGCTCAGCAGTGCGCTGCCCTCCACCAGGGTGACGCGGCCGGCGCCACCCCCGTCGACGAGCACTCCGGCGGCGCCGTCGGCCGTGAAGCATCCGATGACGCCCTCCGCGGGGAGGAAGAACCGGTCGGGCCGGATCGTCCCGACCTTGGCGAACTCCGGCACGTCGCACCGTGCCTCGAGTGCGTCGGCCGCCGGCGGGGCGGCGTTCTCGCCGATGTCGAGCAGACGGAGCAGTCGCGACGAGCTGGACAGGAGGACGAGACGGTCTGCGGGCGCGATCAACTCGTCGACCGCGGCATCCGAGAGCGGGAAGGGGTCGGCCATGACGAGCGTCGAACCATCGTCCAACGCGCCGGCGGCGTCCGCTCTCGTGCGGGCGACGACGATCTCCACACCCTGGTCGCGCAGCAACTCCGCCAGCGCGAGGGAGCCGGCCTCGCTCGCGCTGTCGGGATCCAGCCCTCCGCGCGGGCTCGGAGCGCCGAAACTCAGCGTCGCGATGATCGCCACGAAGGCGGCCACCGCGGCGGCGATCGCCACCCAGCCGAGCGCCGAGCGCACCCGGCCCTTCTCGTGCACGGCGGTGCCGCTCATGCGGGCACCGCCGGTCGTGCGGAAGAGATGAGGTCGTCCGTGGCCACCAGCTCGCGGTAGGTGCTCTCGGAGGCCGGATGGCGCAGGTAGCGCACCCGGTCGAAGGCGCCGGCGGCTGCGGCGAGTTCTGCGTGGTGCGCGGTGAGCGTCTCCGCCGCCTCGCGGGCGATGGCCTGTGCGGTGGCCCCCGGCGCCGGGTCGATGATGTCGCGCTCGAGCAGTGCTCGAGCCATGGCCCGGAATCGGAGCACGATCGCGGTGTCCCAGTCACCGTCGCGAGCGCGGCGCTCCGCCTCCGCTCGCAGTTGCGCGGCGGAGCGGTCATCGCGCTCGCCGAGCAGATCGGAGTCCCGTCGCGGACGTCGGCGGGACGGCCGTGGGCGGCCCCAGAGGATGAGCACGGTGATGAGCGCCGCGACGATCACGACGGTCACGATCACCAGCGCCGTGCTCCCGGCACGCTCTCCCGCATCCGGGGAGAACAGTCCGATGATGAATTCGGCGACGTCCTCCGCCAGATGGTCGAACCACGTGGGCTTCGCGTCCGCGTAGCGCGGGTTCTGCAGCTCCTGCTCGGCCCACCGACGCGCCTCATCGCCGTCGGGAGCGTACGGATCGGCGGCCAGACCGATCATGCCCCGCCGTACCCCGGCGGCGGTGGGGGTGGCCCTTGAGGACCGGGCGCGGACGTGCCGGGCCGCTGCTGGGGTGGCGACCCCGGATACGCCTGCTGCTGCGGCTGCGGCTGGTACGGGGCGGCGGGGAACGCGCTCTGCGCTGCCGGATCGGGCGGGTACGGTCCCCAGCCGACCGGCGCCGAGGCGTACGTGGGGGTGGGCCGGGGTGGTGGGGCGCTGCTGACCGCTGTGGAGGGGTCGACGGCGAACGGGTCGCCCTGCTCGTCAGCGGCGATGCCGAGGTCGAGGCGCTCCCGGTACGCGATCAGCGTGTGGTCGAGTCCCTCGTAGCGCATGCGGCAGTCGAGGTAGATGAAGGCGGCAGCGGCGCACTGGACGACCACGGCGACGGCCTGGAGCACGTACACGAGCAGCTGCGGTGCGACGGTGACGATGAGCATCGTGACCACTTCAGAGGCGTCGTTCGGGCCGGTCGGCGCGATCACGGGCGCGAACAGGGAGCCCAGGAGCGACAGCGGCATGCTGACGACCCCGACGGCGGTGCTCATGATCGCCCCGATGAGGAACATCACCCCGAACGTGTTCCAGAAGCGCCCGCGCGTCAGGCGCCAGGAGCGCACGAGTGCGGGGCGCAGCCGTGCGCCTTCGAGGACGAGGATCGACGGGACCAGCAGGAGCTTCGTGCTCAGCCACACCCACAGCGGAATGGCGGCGAGGATCAACAGGACCCCGAACATGATGGCGATGCCGGCGCCTGCGGCCGAACCGTCGATGCCGGTCATGACGCCGAGGAAGATGAGTCCTCCGACCGCGGCGATGAGGACCACGGCTGCGACGGACTGCAGCAGACTCCACCCCAGGAGTCTCCAGAACGCGGGACGCATCCGCTCCCACAGTCGCCGCAGTCCTGCCTTCTCGCCGAGGGCGGCGTACCCGATGTCGGCGGCGACCACGCCCTGCATGACCGCGGTGAACGCCAGGCTCAACAGACCCATCGCGAGCCCGACGAGGACGTTGATCGCTATCGTGCCCCACATCACCGGAGCGAAGTCCGGGCTGCTCGGCGACAAGGACTCCAGTCGGAGGAACGAGGCGATCGCGACGCCGCCCACCACGAGCAGCGTGACGAGGGCCACGAGAAGCTGGAGCACGATGGCGAACCCGAACAGCACCTTCGGGTTGTGCCGCAGTGCGGCGAACGGCCTGCCGAGCAGGGCGCCGAAGGTGAGCGGATGCAACGGCACGAGCCCTGACCTGACCGCAGGCGTCCAGTGCTGCGCGCTCATCGGATACGGTGCGCTCATCGGACTCCCTCCGCGCGTGAAGAACCATCGTGTCATATCCCGTGCGGCACGGCGGGGATCAGGGCGGGGCGATACCGTGATCGAAACGTTGTCATGAAGTACGCTGAGAAAGATTGCGTCCAGCCTGCATCCGTACGGCGGCGCGCTGGCAGAAAGATGGGGCTGGGATCAGATGACCTCACGGATCCTCGTGGTCGACGACGACACCGCGCTCGCCGAGATGATCGGGATCGTGCTGCGTACGGAGGGCTTCGAGCCCGTCTTCTGCGCCGACGGCGCGAAGGCCGTCGAGCAGTGGCGGACGCAGCGCCCCGATCTCGTGCTCCTCGACCTGATGCTGCCCGGCATGGACGGCATCGAGATCTGCACCCGTATCAGGGCGGAGTCCGGGATCCCCATCATCATGCTCACGGCGCGCAGCGACACCGCCGATGTCGTGCGCGGGCTCGAGGTGGGCGCCGACGACTACATGGTCAAGCCGTTCAACCCGAAGGAGCTCGTCGCGCGCATCCGGACGCGTCTGCGCCCTGCGACACCGGCGACGAGCGAGATCCTGCGGATCGGTGACCTCGTCGTCGACGTCGACGCGCACGAAGTGCGGCGCGGATCGACGCCGATCCCACTGACGCCTCTGGAGTTCCAGCTCCTCGTCGCACTGGCATCCAAGCCCCAGCAGGTCTTCTCGCGCGAGATGCTTCTCGAACAGGTGTGGGGTTATCACTACAAGGCAGATACGCGGCTGGTCAACGTGCACGTGCAGCGGCTGCGGGCGAAGGTCGAACTCGACCCGGACGCGCCCAAGATCGTCATGACGGTCCGCGGCGTCGGATACCGGGCCGGGAGCGTCGGCTAGGAGACCGAGTTGATCGCGACGAGCGCGACACCGACGACGGTCGTGCTGTGGCGCGACCCTCGGGGCTGGCCGGATGCGGTCGGGGGCCTCTGGCGCCGGTCGCTGCGCTTCCGCACCATCACGATCACGCTCCTGCTGACGTCGTTCGCGATCTTCATCACCAGCGTCATCATGGCGCTGGTGATCCAGAACAACCTGTTCGAGTCCCGCCGTGACGAAGTGCTCGCCGATGCGCTTCGTGCGGTGGCGGAGGCCCAGACGAGGGTCGACTCCGCAGAGGTCACCGACGACCCGTCCGGGCTGCGTGCACTCTGGCGAGACGTGCAGGAGACGATCCCGAGGGCGTCGTCGTCCTCACGCGTCATCGCCTTCCCGATCGACGACACCCCGGTCGGCAGCGGCGTGCAGGGATTCCGCACGACGGACCTCAGCGGTGACGTGATCAGCAGCGGGCTGCGTGAGCGGGTGGTGTCGTTCCCCGACCGGCAGTCCTGGCAGTCCATCGCCATCCCGATGCCGGACGGATCGACCGCACCGGGGATCGCGGTCGGACAGCAGCTGTTCCTGCCGGGCGTCGGAGCGTTCGAGGTCTACATCGCCTACGACCTCGCCGATTCGCAGCAGACCCTCCAGTTCGTGCAGAGCACGCTGTGGGCGGCCGGTCTCGTGCTCATCGCGATCATCGCCGGCATCTCGTGGATCGTGCTGCGACTGGTGTCCAAGCCGATCATCGAGGCCGCCGAGACGAGCGCGCGCCTCGCGGCCGGTGATCTCGACGTGCGGCTGCCGGTGCACGGTGAGGACGAGCTGGCCACGCTGGCCGAGTCGTTCAACGCGATGGCCGACAGCATCGAGTCGCAGATCAAGGAGCTCGGCGAGTTGTCGCTCGTGCAGCAGCGGTTCGTCTCCGACGTCTCGCACGAGCTGCGCACGCCGCTGACGACCATCCGCCTGGCCGCCGACATGCTCAATGATCAGCGCGACCAGTTCGACACGACGACCAACCGGACCACCGAACTGCTGCACACGCAGGTCCAGCGGTTCGAGACCCTTCTGGGGGATCTGCTGGAGATCAGCAGGTACGACGCCGGCTCGGTCCTGCTCGAGCTGGAGGCGACCAGCCTCGCCGAACTCGCCGAGGACGTCATCGAGCAGATGCGCCCCCTCGCGCAGGAGCGCGGCTCGGAACTGCGGCTGGTGGCACCGGGCGGGTACTCGCCCGTCGACATGGATCCACGACGCGTCCGTCGCGTCCTGCGCAATCTCGTCGGCAACGCCATCGAGCACGGCGAGGGGCGACCGATCGTCGTGACCACAGACAGTAATCAGCACGCCGTCGCCGTCGGCGTCCGCGACTTCGGTCTGGGGATGACCCCGGCCGACGCGGAGCGGGTGTTCGACCGGTTCTGGCGAGCGGACCCGTCACGGCAGCGCACGATCGGCGGGACGGGACTCGGGCTGTCCATCGCTCTCGGCGACGCCAAGCTGCACGGTGGGACGCTCGCGGTCTGGTCGGAGCTGGCGGTGGGCACGAACTTCGTGCTCACGATCCCGCGCAGACCAGGCGGGATCGAGGGGCCGTCGCCCGTGCCGCTCGAGCCGCAGGAGTCCCTCACCGACGTCACGCAGCCGATCCACCTGACAGAGCTGCGCGAGATGTACTTCGACGCGGAACCGGAGGACCGGTCATGAATCGCAGACTCCGATCGGCATCCGCCGTCGCGCTGGCGGCCCTGCTCGCCGTACTCACGGCCTGCACGAGCCTGCCGACCTCCGGCGAGGCCAACGCCGGTCTCGCCCTCGACGGCGCTGACACCGACCCCGACATCAGCCAGATCGCCGCCCGTCCGCTGGAGGGGGCGAGCCCAGAGCAGATCGTCGAAGGGTTCCTCGACGCCGCTCTCACGCCGGACAACGGCTGGGCGATCGCCCGCGAGTTCCTCAGCCCCGAGCTCGCCGCCATCTGGCGCCCCACGGCCGGCGTCTCCATCGACGCCGGCGCGGGGGAGCGGGAGTTCTCCGCCGACCTCGACGGCGAGGAGGACGCGGCGCAGACCGGTGACGTGCGCGTGGTCCTCGATCAGGTCGCCAGGGTGAACGACAACGGCGCGTACACCGAGCTCACCGGTGAGGCATCCGTCGCGGCCTTCGAGGTCGCGCGCAACGACGAGGGCGAGTGGCGGATCACCGCCGCCGACAACGGCATCATCCTGGACGCGGAGTCGTTCACTCAGGTGTACCGGCGCTACGCGCTGCAGTACTTCGATCCGACCTGGACGCACCTCGTGCCCGATCTGCGCTGGTATCCGCGCCGCCAGACCATCGCCACCATCCTCACGCAGGCTCTGCTGAACGGGGAGCCGAGCGAGTGGCTCTCGCCGGGGGTGCGCAGCGCCTTCCCCGGCGACGTGACCCTCGCACTGGATGCCGTCCCCATCAGCCCTGACAAGGTCGCCACGGTGGAGCTCACGGCAGCGGCGACCGCGCTCGACACGACGCAACTGGCGCGGATGCGCACGCAGCTGGAGGCCACGCTGCGCCCTGCGGGGGTCGCCGAGGTCCGTCTGACCGTCAACGGGCGCGACCTCGACGCGGAGCGCGCCGCCATCGAGACGGGGCGGACGGAATCCAGCCCCGTGCTGCTCACCGAGACGGAATTCGGCGCATTCGTCGGCGAGGAGATCGAGCCCTATGCGGG from the Microbacterium ginsengiterrae genome contains:
- a CDS encoding AAA family ATPase, with amino-acid sequence MHRVRTEVDKAVVGQAGIVTGLLVCLLSRGHVLLEGVPGVAKTLVVRSFARALGLDTKRVQFTPDLMPGDVTGSLVYDARTGEFEFRQGPVFTNILLADEINRTPPKTQAALLEAMEERQVSADGTSRDLPDPFLVAATQNPIEHEGTYSLPEAQLDRFLMKLVVGMPERDAEVTVLRLHAGGFSPRALTGVRPAVTEDEIRAAQDAAARVEVTDEVLGYVVDLARATRDSASVMLGASPRASTALLAAAKAWAWLNGSSAVTPDHVQTMLVPVWRHRLQLRPDAEMEGVSADAVLASVIQQTRVPI
- a CDS encoding DUF4350 domain-containing protein, which gives rise to MSGTAVHEKGRVRSALGWVAIAAAVAAFVAIIATLSFGAPSPRGGLDPDSASEAGSLALAELLRDQGVEIVVARTRADAAGALDDGSTLVMADPFPLSDAAVDELIAPADRLVLLSSSSRLLRLLDIGENAAPPAADALEARCDVPEFAKVGTIRPDRFFLPAEGVIGCFTADGAAGVLVDGGGAGRVTLVEGSALLSNEHLAEDGNAALGLALLGQSDRIVWYVPSFADSDIEAQTPDTLAAMTPPWVTPAIVLLLLAGVVAGISRGQRFGPLVTETLPVTVRASETMHGRARLTAKAGDSAHAASALRDGALRRLAARLGLTARSTPEEIADAASDRLRIPRGSLHELLAGPLPPHDSDLVDTARRLAELEAAVDTAVHVERNTP
- a CDS encoding DUF4129 domain-containing protein, which produces MIGLAADPYAPDGDEARRWAEQELQNPRYADAKPTWFDHLAEDVAEFIIGLFSPDAGERAGSTALVIVTVVIVAALITVLILWGRPRPSRRRPRRDSDLLGERDDRSAAQLRAEAERRARDGDWDTAIVLRFRAMARALLERDIIDPAPGATAQAIAREAAETLTAHHAELAAAAGAFDRVRYLRHPASESTYRELVATDDLISSARPAVPA
- a CDS encoding glycerophosphoryl diester phosphodiesterase membrane domain-containing protein encodes the protein MSAPYPMSAQHWTPAVRSGLVPLHPLTFGALLGRPFAALRHNPKVLFGFAIVLQLLVALVTLLVVGGVAIASFLRLESLSPSSPDFAPVMWGTIAINVLVGLAMGLLSLAFTAVMQGVVAADIGYAALGEKAGLRRLWERMRPAFWRLLGWSLLQSVAAVVLIAAVGGLIFLGVMTGIDGSAAGAGIAIMFGVLLILAAIPLWVWLSTKLLLVPSILVLEGARLRPALVRSWRLTRGRFWNTFGVMFLIGAIMSTAVGVVSMPLSLLGSLFAPVIAPTGPNDASEVVTMLIVTVAPQLLVYVLQAVAVVVQCAAAAFIYLDCRMRYEGLDHTLIAYRERLDLGIAADEQGDPFAVDPSTAVSSAPPPRPTPTYASAPVGWGPYPPDPAAQSAFPAAPYQPQPQQQAYPGSPPQQRPGTSAPGPQGPPPPPPGYGGA
- the mtrA gene encoding MtrAB system response regulator MtrA; the protein is MTSRILVVDDDTALAEMIGIVLRTEGFEPVFCADGAKAVEQWRTQRPDLVLLDLMLPGMDGIEICTRIRAESGIPIIMLTARSDTADVVRGLEVGADDYMVKPFNPKELVARIRTRLRPATPATSEILRIGDLVVDVDAHEVRRGSTPIPLTPLEFQLLVALASKPQQVFSREMLLEQVWGYHYKADTRLVNVHVQRLRAKVELDPDAPKIVMTVRGVGYRAGSVG
- the mtrB gene encoding MtrAB system histidine kinase MtrB codes for the protein MIATSATPTTVVLWRDPRGWPDAVGGLWRRSLRFRTITITLLLTSFAIFITSVIMALVIQNNLFESRRDEVLADALRAVAEAQTRVDSAEVTDDPSGLRALWRDVQETIPRASSSSRVIAFPIDDTPVGSGVQGFRTTDLSGDVISSGLRERVVSFPDRQSWQSIAIPMPDGSTAPGIAVGQQLFLPGVGAFEVYIAYDLADSQQTLQFVQSTLWAAGLVLIAIIAGISWIVLRLVSKPIIEAAETSARLAAGDLDVRLPVHGEDELATLAESFNAMADSIESQIKELGELSLVQQRFVSDVSHELRTPLTTIRLAADMLNDQRDQFDTTTNRTTELLHTQVQRFETLLGDLLEISRYDAGSVLLELEATSLAELAEDVIEQMRPLAQERGSELRLVAPGGYSPVDMDPRRVRRVLRNLVGNAIEHGEGRPIVVTTDSNQHAVAVGVRDFGLGMTPADAERVFDRFWRADPSRQRTIGGTGLGLSIALGDAKLHGGTLAVWSELAVGTNFVLTIPRRPGGIEGPSPVPLEPQESLTDVTQPIHLTELREMYFDAEPEDRS
- a CDS encoding LpqB family beta-propeller domain-containing protein, which encodes MNRRLRSASAVALAALLAVLTACTSLPTSGEANAGLALDGADTDPDISQIAARPLEGASPEQIVEGFLDAALTPDNGWAIAREFLSPELAAIWRPTAGVSIDAGAGEREFSADLDGEEDAAQTGDVRVVLDQVARVNDNGAYTELTGEASVAAFEVARNDEGEWRITAADNGIILDAESFTQVYRRYALQYFDPTWTHLVPDLRWYPRRQTIATILTQALLNGEPSEWLSPGVRSAFPGDVTLALDAVPISPDKVATVELTAAATALDTTQLARMRTQLEATLRPAGVAEVRLTVNGRDLDAERAAIETGRTESSPVLLTETEFGAFVGEEIEPYAGITPEIVKIAPAVRAVDVSEDDARAALQLDDGHVYTVAGGRVDQLDSRPGLITPSMDPYGFTWTVPQGSPQALTAWQPDVTAIELSGAFPEASSISELRVAPDGVRIAAVVTVGGQRWLVLAAIIRDQDQVPTEIGPVYPVAQVGGTALGMSWVGEDELVILVDADGSRIVRSQDVGGPGAVAAAPAGATAVSGGRTPAAVRILDGDGVLFAQRGTTWQMGVSGVLVLGTHAGQ